One Mugil cephalus isolate CIBA_MC_2020 chromosome 17, CIBA_Mcephalus_1.1, whole genome shotgun sequence genomic window, GCAGTGGTAGTTAGATATAAACACAACTATACATCTCGCCTCACAATGTAAATAGTAATCATAAAAGGCTGACACCTGTAATAAGTGTGTTAAATGCTTTTGATGTCCTGTGTTTGTCGGCCTCACCTGAGCCACAAcctccaggtcttcttggttCAGACAGGTGTACGTTgtaagcagtttttttttgttcatcagTAACAAACTGATGTCCTTCTTTCCGAGATCTCCTTCCAACTCCCAAAAAATCACGCCACCAATCAGCACATATGCCACGTACAAAACACCAAGCATTAGGATGGAGGGCACCCGTGCCAggtttaatatttcttttattcccATCTTGATTTTCTGTTCTGTGACCCAGACAAGCCCAATGTCTCTACCTCTGCAGCCAGGAAATTGGAAAAGTGAAGGTTTGCCTGCTTGGCTTCTTATCCTAGCATCACAGGCAAATTAACCTCCTCCTGCACTACTGTTTCAATCACTCCATTATTGTCATGCAAATCTAAAGGAGCAAAATCAAACAAGggagaaacagcagcacagcttGGGCTGCAGATGATGACCAACATTGTGTTGGTGTTTACCAAGAGATTCATCTTATTAGTTCAAGATACAGAtaatgacaaagaaaacaagaaagaaaaaaaatacttttaaaacagGTAAAGCAGGTTTtgttatgtaaaaataaaatacaatcaaaCAATAGTAAATCATTTCCAAACGTTTGTACATTTATTCTAAAAATGTCACTTGAACACTGGAAACCAATGTGATGCATATCAGAGAAAAAACTTATGACTATGTGCATTGAGAATCACATCTCAGGAAATTCATTTGAAAGAGTCCACACCTGTGTTCATCAAAACATAAGATgtccctccaaaacagatgagacaaaagatcagatcaaaagaaaaacattagaaaatgCTTCACAAGAGACCTGAATTTAGAAAATCTGTGGGGGACCTGAAGAGTGCCCGACACAGAAGATGCCCGCACAGTCTGACAGAGTATTTTTTCCTCGGAATTGTGTCATATTGTGCAATTGCGTAGGTTGTAAATTTCTAAATGAATCATCCTGATATGACTCACCTTTGTTTTCTTACATCATGAAAACCTGATGGTTTAAAGACTTTCTGTAGCTGATGTATGAAAGACATAGTCTACGTAGTTCCATTCCAGGTTTGGACAGTTTTTgagcaaactaaaaaaaaaaggtgacagaTGATAGCTGTCCTCCCTTTTTTCCAGTTCACATCATTGACTtgattaatgtgtttgtttaagatAGCCCTCTGTGCTCAATTCACTGAGGTTTACCGTCAGTGCATGAGCAAATTACAgacacgcaaacaaacacactcataaaatatacagtgtgacattatgcaaatgaaatgaaaacttagAAGTGACACCTCTGCTTAACATCTAATTAGAAATGTGGGAATTAAAGGTAGATACAAGTACTAATCGTAAATcagttaatcttttttttgtaactgcGTGACTCCTAGCTGATTAAACATATCTTCTGATTCAGACTGTACTCTTTGGCTTAATTGAGGTAGAAATGCTAAACAACAGCTGTAATGTTTCCAGTCAAATCATCACACAGTGAGTACATGAACACACATCatacaaaaatagttttgcTAATAGTCAAATAGCTGCTACCTGGTAATACAGCCTGTACAGAAAACAAACGCTCTACACATATGGCAGCAAGTCAATAATGGTGATGGTCATATCTACAGTCCACTGTCAGACCTTTGACGCGTCTTCTAGTTTAGTGGATGTCAcgtcctcttcatcctcttgtTTCTTAAAGCTTGAATGAGTCAGTAAAACCACTTTCTCCATTATTCTGGCTCCCACGTTGAGGATAAGAGCAAGCCAGGCAAGGGCAAAGATGATCCAAATGCCTGCAAGGCAGCGGTACAGAGAGATGTACTCCTTCCCTGGGTCAGTCCCTACAGGGATCAACACTACCTTGTTAGTATATATCTAGTTGAGTTAGTCCTCATACACTTTACTGGATATGTGAAAGAACATATTTTCGTTGGGTGGAGGCTAGCACTGTGGTCTTTTTAACACATAAGTGGCTGCTTGCACTCTCTACTCACCCACCACATAATCCCCAAAACCGATGGTGCTGAGAGTGATGAAGGCGAAATAGAAGCCCTCTCCAAATGTCCAGTCTTCCACGTAACTGAACAGCAGAGGAGGGACAACCAGAAACAGAAGGCTGCCAATGATGAAGAATAAACTCACAGCCAAAGCCTCAACTGCTTGCTAGGAAAGAACAGCAGACTACATTTAGGTTATGTATCACATGGGAAGGCAGTGCAGTGTTTCTGTTAGCATGGCCTACAAACGTGATCACTACGTTATAGAAAGATTGTCTTCCTCTGTCTTatatgaggaaacatgaggGATGTTTCCATCCTGTGAACAGTGGACATAAGTGGTTACCTTGTGCGAAACGACTGACATTATCCCCCTCTCTAGTCGACCCACGTGTATGCTGAGACACTTCCCCAGCTGTTTGAGGAAAGCCACATTCAGTGGAATCCCACACAGTGcgtaaaacacacaaaacacttggCCAGACACAGTGCTTGGGGAGAGGTTTCCATAGCCTGTGAACCAGTGAGGAGTAGTTATTAACAGCACAGGACATTCCAAACTGGgacagtgaaatgttttttttttttttttttagaaattctCACCTATAGTTGTGACTACTGTGCCTGCAAAGAAGAAGGAGCTGCTAAAATCCCAGTTACTCGGGTTTGTTGAGTTGCCTGAGGGATTTACTCCTTTTTCCCAGGCATCTAAAAtaacctgcagacacacagtcagATACTGAAATGACATCAACTTTGcagttaacatttaaaagaggAAGTGAACACATCCTGTCACTAAAGGCACCCAGTAATTAGTTTGGTAAATATTTTGGATCATTGATTTCTAAGGTCAGCTTACTAAAGGATCATTCTCataaaattgattttttttttctttttttggtttctctGTTTGATCAGCCCTAGTTATCAACATATTTACACAATGaccatatttatattcatagaCATTAATAGAAATCTGCTACATTGATAAAGACTGCTCTGATAATAAAATACGCTGCGTATATCTCTATAATGTAtgaattaagttcagtttgacAGATTGAAGATATATCTTAAAcatgaatttctttaaaaacggacaagtaaaaaataaatagttgtaAAACCTGAACAAACTTCTCCAGTGCTGGTCCATCCAGACATGTATAATTAGACAAGAAATGCAACTTCTCCAGTTGAAAGTGGTTTCTGCTGTTGCTCTCAGCATCTCGCTCCAGTATCTGGAAGACGATGGCTCCCACCAGCAGGTATGTGAAATAGGCCAGAGCCAAAAATGCTGTCCAGTTCACTTTCACCGGGACCAACTGAATCGTAGCCATCAACCTCCCCCAACTCCAGAGAGGACACTGGCGCTCAAAATCAGAAAATCACTTATTCACAAGTCAAATGCAAAGATGTCATGTGTAGTTCTCTAAAGAAAATATCCGTTACTGTAGACTTTGGCattcttttccaaaaaaatagACGAGGAAATTGAGAAAAAAGTGTTTCGAGTAGAAACAGACAACTTTAAATGAAGGCAACATGAAGCAAGGCTGAGGTTTGGTAAAGGTCTACGTCACTCTGACCTGATAGGTGACGGTATCACTCTGATTGGTCAGAGCACCATCAGTGTTGATTTATGGGTTACTTGGGTAACGATCAAACTCCTCACCTCCATTAGCGTGGCATCTGGTCGCACACACTCTTTCAGCTGTTTCCACTAATAAGGAAGCAGCACCAGCATCTTGTCAGCAGAACAAACGTTAATGTTTTACCTGACGGCAGTTGGTTGTTCGTGCACTCACAGTCGTGGCGTGCTGATGCCAGAGTGGGcctgcatcccacagatacttttaTTCTTCTAATtagaaacatgtttaaaatgtaatttaggCGACACAACAATTGAGTGGATCCTTAAATTGGTAGAAGATAATAACTGCACaaaatgatgcattttatttaaagaagtaTGGACACTTTAAGTCTCATCACTATTAATCCTTGATTTTCTAACCCATAGATGTCTGCTAGAGCAGTtatcaaatttcaaatttccACCTCATTCATTAGCCAGGTCTGTTAATGgtcagaaggagaaggagataGCAGTTTGGAGAGGTGTGGAGAGCACTGCTTGGTTGTGAGCCATAAACCAAAGAGCCTCTACTGGAGTTCAATTACTTTGCTGTCCATAAAGCTAGAAGGTGAAACTGTCTGGCAGGATGTAGGGAAAACACTGACAAAGGAGCAGATGCCAACAACTACAGCAGTAGTCCGTGCAGGACAACTTCCCCCTTCTCTCTGAATGAAgttattctgtttgtgttacCAGTGTAGTCTGTAAACAGCAAGAGCACCGTAGGTAAAACACCACACCACATATTATAGTATTGCAAAAATTTTTGAATAAAAAGCTGATATTCATACAGTACATTGagcaataacaaaaaatatttcaccACTGGGGGGCAGCAAAATCAGATTGTGAAGAGAACACAGATCAGGAGAAGGTCAAGGTTGCACTATCTCTTATTTACTTATCTACCAGTTCAGGAGTaacattatcatttattttgaatcaCATGAATAAATCCAGGTCTATTATTGCTCTGTTTTCTATATGAACTCCTAGGAGCCGTATCTATGGTGGGATAAATAATGGACAGTAAAGCTGTCAaccagttttaaaaatgaaatagtttTCTAATGTGCTACGAGAATCAGTTACTACAAGCCTTTCTTACAGTTATATCATTTTCACATGgatattttaagaaaacaatTTAGAGATTTATAGCTATTTAATAAAAGGGCTATAGTTTTTATCACAGAAGTCAATTCGAAACATATgtggaatgaaaaataaaatactgacttgTTGGGAACACACATGGCCATGTACTCTTGATTAGGCTCATAAGAagtgactgaatgaaataacagaTATCAGTATTTGGTCAAAGAAAGATCCTTCTCCAAGGCAACTCAGCCTGGATGCAAAGTGTGCAGCTGCTTGTCATCTGTCAAACAAATCAATGCAAAGCCATGCAAACACATTGACAGGTTGTCTCTGCCTGGTACATACACAATGATGGTGAATGGACAGGTAGACTGGTATTGATGGATGCAGTGGCCGAGCATAAGCAAGGATGTAAAAATGAACAGGCACATTTCAGGCATGTCATAGGCCACTCAAAGTACTGCACTGACCAGTCTACTTTATGTACCTTAGTGTCACTGATACTGCCTACAATGAACAATGCAATAACATGTTGCCAAAAACAAGGCATTACTTAGTGCAAAGACATGTATGTGACAGTAACTTAGTTTAAGAAAATGTAACCAAAATCCTCTCTAGGGTGTTTCCGTGCCTTTGACTAAGAACACTGGGACAGGCCCCACCTCTTTGTGTTCCTAAAGGCAGTGTGCTCAGACCAACACATCAACAACCTGATGATCCATCAGTAAAACACAATGAGTGATTTTGCTCACATAATCTTACATACAATACGTGCAAAGGCAGCTGAGGGAGAACTTAAAATCATTGCTCGAGTACAGCTTTTAGAATGTATTTAAGAGTGGAACATATTTGACTAATAATGGACAGTATTTTCCATACTGACATCATAATGACTGACAATTGTGAACTGCAAAGGAAGTCAGTTTCTCTGGGTAATTTTCCAGGTGAATACCTCTAGAAAAGAAGCATTTTCAAGAGAGGAAATGTAAAGTGAAAGCTCTACAAAAaggatttaacatttattattgtAACCAAACCAAATGTGACTatgtacaaaaatgtaaataacattgcATTACTTAAAAAGAGTTTAAGTCACATTGTAACAGCTGACTGCAGCATAGAGAATGTGCAGACCAGTCTGTAATTTCTTCAATAACTACACAACAGTAATCTGTATAATAACATCTCACAACTTCTTTCCTCTTGATTTAATAGTATATgcaacttaaataaaaaaaataagctttaCAGACAGTATTATATACATTTTAGAGCAACACAAGGGAGTATTAAAAGCTATATTACAGAgagtaatataaaaaaacattttctcttcatGTGCAAATTCATTACATTCAACCACGTGCTGGAACCGACAGCTTTCCGACTCCTTCCTCTGATATCTTGAGACAACATTTGTTCAGATCAAATGGCCGGGGGAACTGCTGCGATTTACACTGATGCTGTTTATATCACAGGCCCCATCTCCAGGAGGTCACtaagtgtgtgtatgcatgaGAGAATGACACAGGATGTGTGGAGTGCTTTGGACAGAACGATATAACTCATCTATTGCACATGTACTGGATCATTCTTTCACCTGGCACATGTGGAGTCTGATAAGTGGCCAAATGACAGCAAACTTCATATCACTGCTAAGGTGGGCCTGAAAATTGaagaaatgtttaatgttaattaatgatGTAACAAGAGAAAGCACTTATCATATCAGGATATCAGGAACTAAAACACTTTACTTTCTGGAACAGCCCTATTGACTGTTATCCATCATTTATGCAGTTTCCTACacttcccagcatgcactggtAAGGGATGGTGGGAAGGATCGCACCATACTGGGGTTACCAAACAACCAAGGATGGGGGCTTTCCTGTCAAAATAGAGTTGCTAGACACCTTTGTAGTGTCTAAAGCGTCCTACCACCAGGTGGCAATGTTACCTGTCCGGCTGAGGAGATTCTGCCTAGCCCTGATAAAAGCCAGGATGTCAGCGTCAGCCTGCTGATCTCCAGTCAGCGGAATAGACGAGGAGGAGACTGTGGTGGGGGCCAGGGCCCTGAAATGTACACACAGTAACTGTCACATGATCTTAGCATCAGctatacacacagagacacagatgaTAACTTTGTATTGCTAAAACATACTgtaaagaagatgaaaagattgtttttgtttgttgaaatgtttcTACTGTTCATGACTTTAACCACGTAACAGCTCCTCATATTATAGAGTCTGTCTTAAACAACAGTGTCTCTGTACTGCAAGTGAATTAAAGGTGAACAAAGGCCTATATGGAGCACGCTGAGTGTTTTACTGTGGTTGTAAAAAGGTAAATCCAAGTGAGACCCAGAGTGTTTGATTTGTGAACAGAGTTTGTAGACATTActtcacaaaaacataaagatttATGGG contains:
- the LOC125023908 gene encoding potassium channel subfamily K member 16-like produces the protein MATIQLVPVKVNWTAFLALAYFTYLLVGAIVFQILERDAESNSRNHFQLEKLHFLSNYTCLDGPALEKFVQVILDAWEKGVNPSGNSTNPSNWDFSSSFFFAGTVVTTIGYGNLSPSTVSGQVFCVFYALCGIPLNVAFLKQLGKCLSIHVGRLERGIMSVVSHKQAVEALAVSLFFIIGSLLFLVVPPLLFSYVEDWTFGEGFYFAFITLSTIGFGDYVVGTDPGKEYISLYRCLAGIWIIFALAWLALILNVGARIMEKVVLLTHSSFKKQEDEEDVTSTKLEDASKV